One Vibrio taketomensis DNA window includes the following coding sequences:
- a CDS encoding DUF2947 domain-containing protein, which yields MSYLPLDQYQRKWIFTHQSMPVPSEDLKAIKPMDQARSAQLWKDNISAQSPDAERLSSSDWPMKANNWSSTVDWMSAWEADEQELPTEVLEYLDWQDDVTVYFCYEKYNVIETKWSVFKKHWKNFLFYDDGPILIGRRRHEALWFGDNGQVKLGKRD from the coding sequence ATGTCTTATTTACCTTTGGACCAGTACCAAAGAAAATGGATTTTTACTCATCAATCGATGCCGGTACCAAGTGAAGATCTAAAGGCGATCAAGCCAATGGATCAAGCGCGTTCGGCACAGCTATGGAAAGATAATATTAGTGCCCAAAGTCCAGATGCTGAGCGTTTAAGCTCAAGTGATTGGCCGATGAAAGCAAACAATTGGTCGTCAACGGTTGATTGGATGAGTGCTTGGGAAGCTGACGAACAAGAGTTACCGACAGAAGTGCTTGAGTATCTTGACTGGCAGGATGATGTAACTGTTTATTTTTGCTATGAAAAATACAATGTAATTGAAACTAAATGGTCAGTATTTAAGAAGCATTGGAAGAACTTTTTGTTCTATGATGACGGCCCAATTTTGATTGGCCGCCGACGTCATGAGGCACTATGGTTTGGTGATAATGGTCAGGTTAAGTTGGGTAAACGCGACTGA
- the rimJ gene encoding ribosomal protein S5-alanine N-acetyltransferase, translated as MHYQDDDLIVRTAQTYDAHMIYEYFTINREFLKPWEPKREDEFFTISGWTVRLIKLDELHKRGLGYYILVIDKPSGKMLGTISFSNITRFPLHSCNLGYSLAESAQGKGYMTRALQVAIDYMFEVQNIHRISAGYMPHNHRSEAVLKRLGFEREGYAKDFLLIDQQWQDHVITGLINPNWKLTQ; from the coding sequence CATGATCTATGAGTATTTCACCATAAATCGTGAATTTCTCAAGCCTTGGGAGCCCAAACGTGAAGACGAGTTCTTCACTATTTCGGGTTGGACGGTGCGCTTGATCAAACTTGATGAGTTACATAAACGAGGTTTAGGGTATTATATACTGGTTATCGATAAACCCAGCGGTAAGATGCTAGGAACCATCTCGTTCAGTAATATTACCCGTTTTCCGCTCCATAGTTGTAATCTTGGCTATTCATTGGCTGAAAGTGCACAAGGTAAAGGCTACATGACTCGCGCTTTGCAAGTGGCGATTGACTATATGTTTGAGGTACAGAATATTCACCGTATCTCTGCCGGATATATGCCTCACAACCATCGCAGTGAAGCGGTGCTTAAGCGCTTAGGTTTTGAACGAGAAGGCTACGCCAAAGATTTCCTATTGATTGATCAGCAGTGGCAAGATCATGTGATCACTGGATTAATCAATCCGAATTGGAAATTAACTCAATGA